From Streptomyces sp. NBC_00775, one genomic window encodes:
- a CDS encoding methyltransferase domain-containing protein encodes MSAHALDPGLDDLATLARAALVREIDRSGAWAADPVWREAFEAVPRHLFVPYYYVGVLGGFERVWCEDPDPGSRERWVRGAYADAPLATRVRDAELVSSSSQPSLMAKMLTELEIRDGDAVLEIGAGTGFNAALLAHRLGDDLVTTIDLDPEITESARRHLATAGYHPTVVTGDGARGVPERAPFDRIIATCTLTSIPTPWLPQCTPGARILAPMATGLIALHVRDAGHAEGRFLHTPAYFVPLRGETRHQEPEPQHLGGLPRWARSHELFRFLLNLTAGSLDPYEAYTLWERENKPVRERYGITVSGEGAWAWLDDPEGPYTWPLP; translated from the coding sequence ATGAGCGCCCATGCTCTCGACCCCGGCCTCGACGACCTCGCCACCCTGGCGCGGGCGGCCCTCGTGCGCGAGATCGACAGAAGCGGCGCCTGGGCCGCCGACCCCGTCTGGCGGGAGGCGTTCGAGGCGGTCCCGCGCCACCTCTTCGTGCCGTACTACTACGTCGGCGTCCTGGGCGGCTTCGAGCGTGTGTGGTGCGAGGACCCCGACCCGGGCAGCCGGGAGCGCTGGGTGCGCGGCGCGTACGCGGACGCCCCGCTGGCCACCCGGGTGCGGGACGCGGAGCTGGTGTCCTCCAGCAGCCAGCCGTCACTGATGGCGAAGATGCTCACCGAACTGGAGATACGGGACGGGGACGCCGTTCTGGAGATCGGCGCCGGCACCGGCTTCAACGCGGCGCTGCTCGCCCACCGCCTCGGCGACGACCTGGTCACCACCATCGACCTGGACCCGGAGATCACCGAATCCGCGCGGCGGCATCTGGCCACCGCCGGGTACCACCCGACCGTCGTCACGGGTGACGGCGCCCGCGGAGTCCCCGAGCGCGCCCCCTTCGACCGGATCATCGCCACCTGCACCCTGACCTCGATCCCGACCCCCTGGCTGCCCCAGTGCACCCCGGGCGCCCGCATCCTCGCGCCGATGGCCACCGGCCTGATCGCGCTGCACGTCCGGGACGCCGGGCACGCGGAGGGGCGCTTCCTGCACACGCCCGCCTATTTCGTGCCCCTGCGCGGCGAGACCCGGCACCAGGAGCCGGAGCCGCAGCACCTGGGCGGACTGCCGCGCTGGGCCAGGAGTCACGAGCTGTTCAGGTTCCTGCTGAACCTGACGGCGGGCAGCCTCGATCCGTACGAGGCGTACACGCTGTGGGAGCGCGAGAACAAGCCGGTGCGCGAGCGGTACGGGATCACGGTCAGC
- a CDS encoding globin has protein sequence MNEIRRGTLQEKTFYEQVGGEETFRRLVHRFYEGVAGDPELRAMYPEEDLGPAEERFTLFLIQYWGGPTTYSDNRGHPRLRMRHAPFAVDRAAHDAWLRHMRVAVEELGLSEEHEHTLWNYLTYAAASMVNTEG, from the coding sequence GTGAATGAGATCCGGCGCGGCACGCTTCAGGAGAAGACCTTCTATGAGCAGGTCGGCGGCGAGGAGACCTTCCGCCGTCTGGTGCACCGTTTCTACGAGGGTGTGGCCGGGGACCCGGAGCTGCGGGCCATGTATCCCGAGGAGGACCTGGGCCCGGCCGAGGAGCGCTTCACGCTGTTCCTGATCCAGTACTGGGGCGGCCCCACGACGTACAGCGACAACCGCGGCCACCCCCGGCTGCGGATGCGCCACGCCCCGTTCGCCGTCGACCGGGCCGCGCACGACGCCTGGCTGCGGCACATGCGCGTCGCCGTCGAGGAGCTCGGCCTCTCCGAGGAGCACGAGCACACGCTGTGGAACTACCTGACGTACGCGGCGGCTTCGATGGTGAACACGGAGGGCTGA
- a CDS encoding ABC transporter permease: MTGFVLLRARAHRLLLAAALLTVLLTTAVLATLTAYSGAIGDASLRHALQDPRNAVDTALIVRADVSAEQREAADSAVRKGARQTFGGFPVTLRTLVRSGPYALPRTLQAPADRAGDPDLTHFAALDHTQVRVTAGRLPHKSGAAVIEVALPENAAGRLGLKPGARLTLVDRLGGPKVRVRITGLYRPARPTAPYWQLDELGGRGINKVDFTTYGPLLADPAVLTGGRVSAGESAWLASADFSTLTPGRIGALRDAARAGPRTLRKAAALSGTTGLATSLPDVLDRVERSLLVSRSTLLIVALQLALLAGYALLLVARLLSAERTGETRVLRARGASRGRVAGLAALEALLLALPAALCAPLLAGPLTRLLAGQGALARIGLRLDTSGGRSGVWLVAAAVALGCALAVTVPALTSGDTAEGRARSLPAPVRAGADVGLLVIAGVAYWQLDRQTSGAVTGDRSGTLGIDPLLVSAPALALLAGTVLTLRLLPPVARLAERRAASGRGLPAALAGWQLSRRPMRGAGPVLLLVLAVAMGMLAIGQGASWDRSQDDQADFQAGASVRVLGGDDGELGQAGFYAALPHVRAAAPAVRTSLPLSGNRTATVLALDTAHAADGVLLRDDLAGRPVRPLLAGLGPKGATTGTALPKGATRLGMTARIHGGGDGTTTDVTVTLEDRYGTPYAIRLGQLPADGRAHPLALDLAPPTGPLILTGLQLDMTQPVDQAQHHLFSVEELTATGADGTEQRLPLPTAWKAASQTNSTSASPDASTRPTPPQVEKATDKTLAVRYGTGYVPHDFAWQITSLTVRLQVVQPVTEATAIATDRFLTSAGARIGQRMDVPLGGETVPVRIVASVRALPTTGSGPGTGGASAKTGGAAADGGALLVDLRSVNRVLESRYGQSVAPTEWWLRTAPGDAARVAAAVRERPDIEPSQVVVRDEIADGLRDDPFGAGPEAAFAAAAVVAAALAAVGFAVSTAGSLRERGAEFAVLRALGAPRRQLARLIAAEQGVLVALALVVGVALGAVLTRAVVPLIVLTSDATRPVPRVLVQLPLPHVAVLLAAVAVTPLAITAFLALHRPDPASSLRRQGGE; the protein is encoded by the coding sequence GTGACGGGGTTCGTTCTACTGCGTGCGCGGGCACACCGCCTGCTGCTGGCCGCCGCGCTGCTCACCGTCCTGCTGACGACGGCGGTCCTCGCGACCCTCACGGCGTACTCCGGCGCGATCGGCGACGCCTCCCTGCGGCACGCGCTCCAGGACCCCCGCAACGCCGTCGACACCGCGCTGATCGTCCGGGCCGACGTCTCCGCGGAGCAGCGCGAGGCCGCCGACAGCGCCGTACGCAAAGGAGCCCGGCAGACCTTCGGCGGGTTTCCGGTCACCCTGCGCACCCTGGTCCGCTCGGGCCCGTACGCGCTGCCCCGCACCCTCCAGGCGCCCGCCGACCGGGCCGGCGACCCGGACCTCACCCACTTCGCCGCCCTCGACCACACGCAGGTACGGGTCACCGCCGGGCGGCTGCCGCACAAATCCGGCGCCGCTGTCATCGAGGTCGCGCTGCCCGAGAACGCCGCCGGCCGGCTCGGTCTGAAACCCGGCGCACGACTCACCCTCGTCGACCGGCTCGGCGGCCCGAAGGTGCGCGTCCGGATCACCGGTCTGTACCGGCCGGCCCGGCCCACCGCGCCCTACTGGCAGTTGGACGAGCTGGGTGGCCGCGGGATCAACAAGGTCGACTTCACGACGTACGGGCCGCTGCTCGCCGATCCCGCCGTCCTGACCGGTGGCCGGGTGAGCGCCGGGGAGTCCGCGTGGCTGGCGTCCGCCGACTTCTCGACGCTGACGCCCGGCCGGATCGGCGCCCTGCGGGACGCGGCCCGCGCGGGGCCGCGGACGCTGCGGAAGGCCGCCGCGCTGAGCGGGACGACGGGCTTGGCGACCTCGCTGCCCGACGTGCTGGACCGTGTCGAGCGTTCGCTGCTCGTGTCGCGTTCGACGCTGCTGATCGTCGCGTTGCAGCTCGCGCTGCTCGCCGGGTACGCGCTGCTCCTCGTCGCCCGGCTGCTGAGTGCCGAACGGACGGGCGAGACAAGGGTGCTGAGGGCACGCGGGGCCTCCCGCGGCCGGGTCGCGGGGCTCGCCGCGCTGGAGGCGCTGCTGCTCGCCCTGCCCGCGGCCCTCTGCGCGCCGCTCCTCGCCGGGCCGTTGACGCGGCTGCTCGCCGGACAGGGCGCGCTGGCGAGGATCGGGCTGCGCCTGGACACCTCGGGCGGGCGCAGCGGGGTGTGGCTGGTCGCGGCCGCCGTGGCGCTGGGCTGCGCGCTGGCGGTGACGGTTCCGGCGCTCACGTCCGGCGACACGGCGGAGGGCCGGGCGCGCTCACTGCCCGCTCCGGTGCGCGCGGGCGCGGACGTCGGCCTGCTGGTGATCGCGGGCGTCGCGTACTGGCAGCTGGACCGGCAGACCTCCGGCGCCGTCACCGGCGACCGGTCCGGCACCCTCGGCATCGATCCGCTCCTGGTGTCGGCGCCCGCGCTGGCCCTGCTCGCCGGGACCGTGCTCACCCTGCGGCTGCTGCCGCCGGTGGCCCGGCTCGCCGAACGCCGTGCCGCGAGCGGCCGGGGGCTGCCCGCCGCCCTCGCGGGCTGGCAGCTCAGCCGCCGCCCGATGCGCGGCGCCGGTCCGGTCCTGCTCCTCGTCCTCGCCGTCGCGATGGGCATGCTCGCGATCGGCCAGGGCGCCTCCTGGGACCGCTCGCAGGACGACCAGGCCGACTTCCAGGCCGGTGCGTCCGTACGCGTACTCGGGGGCGACGACGGCGAGTTGGGCCAAGCCGGGTTCTACGCGGCGCTCCCGCACGTCCGCGCGGCCGCACCCGCCGTCCGTACGTCCCTGCCGCTGTCCGGCAACCGCACGGCGACGGTGCTCGCGCTCGACACGGCACACGCGGCGGACGGAGTCCTGCTGCGCGACGACCTGGCGGGCCGGCCGGTGCGGCCGCTGCTGGCCGGGCTCGGACCGAAGGGGGCGACCACGGGCACGGCGCTCCCGAAGGGCGCCACGCGGCTCGGCATGACGGCGCGGATCCACGGCGGCGGGGACGGCACGACCACGGACGTGACGGTGACGCTGGAGGACCGCTACGGGACGCCGTACGCGATCCGGCTCGGCCAGCTCCCCGCCGACGGACGGGCGCACCCGCTCGCGCTGGACCTCGCGCCGCCCACCGGCCCCCTGATCCTCACCGGACTCCAGCTGGACATGACCCAGCCCGTCGACCAGGCGCAGCACCACCTGTTCTCCGTCGAGGAGTTGACCGCGACCGGCGCCGACGGCACGGAACAGCGGCTGCCGCTGCCCACCGCCTGGAAGGCGGCGTCCCAGACCAACAGCACCTCGGCGTCGCCCGACGCCTCCACCCGGCCGACACCCCCACAGGTGGAGAAGGCCACGGACAAGACCCTCGCCGTCCGCTACGGCACCGGCTACGTCCCGCACGATTTCGCCTGGCAGATCACGTCGCTGACGGTCCGTCTGCAAGTCGTCCAGCCGGTGACGGAGGCCACCGCGATCGCCACCGACCGCTTCCTGACGTCGGCGGGCGCCCGGATCGGGCAGCGGATGGACGTGCCGCTCGGGGGCGAGACGGTGCCGGTGCGGATCGTCGCGAGCGTACGGGCGCTGCCCACGACCGGGAGCGGGCCGGGCACGGGTGGCGCGTCGGCGAAGACCGGCGGCGCGGCGGCCGACGGTGGTGCGCTGCTGGTCGATCTCCGCTCCGTGAACCGGGTGCTGGAGTCGCGCTACGGGCAGAGCGTCGCGCCCACCGAGTGGTGGCTGCGGACCGCGCCGGGCGACGCGGCGCGGGTCGCGGCGGCCGTGCGGGAGCGGCCCGACATCGAGCCGTCGCAGGTCGTCGTGCGCGACGAGATCGCGGACGGGCTGCGCGACGACCCGTTCGGGGCGGGCCCCGAGGCCGCGTTCGCCGCGGCGGCCGTGGTCGCGGCGGCGCTGGCGGCGGTCGGTTTCGCGGTGAGCACGGCCGGATCGCTGCGGGAGCGCGGCGCCGAGTTCGCGGTGCTGCGGGCGCTGGGTGCGCCGCGCCGCCAGCTGGCCCGGCTGATCGCCGCCGAGCAGGGTGTCCTGGTGGCCCTGGCGCTGGTGGTGGGCGTCGCGCTGGGCGCGGTGCTGACCCGGGCGGTCGTCCCGCTGATCGTCCTGACCTCCGACGCCACCCGGCCCGTCCCGCGGGTCCTGGTCCAGCTCCCGCTGCCGCACGTAGCGGTGCTGCTGGCCGCCGTGGCCGTGACCCCGCTGGCCATCACGGCGTTCCTGGCGCTGCACCGCCCGGACCCGGCGAGTTCGCTGCGACG